The following nucleotide sequence is from Vulpes lagopus strain Blue_001 chromosome 1, ASM1834538v1, whole genome shotgun sequence.
GCAGGAGCTCAGTGTTCCGGGCCCAGTTACACCAGCATGGGTGTGTGCTCCTTTACAAACACTGTGACCAGGTCACAGAACAATAAATATGCGCCATGGGACCAAGGGGAAAATGGTAGAAAAGGAGACAAGCCCTACTCTCCCCACTGCTGTACACACGCAGCTTTTGGAGACCCGGAGCCATGTGTAAGCCCATGCTGCCATCCAACCCTGGTCTGCCCGCGTCCTTGTCCTCAGCCCCTGCTCCTCCAGCTCTGCGTCCTGAGCTCAAGGATGTCCCAGCAAAATACAAGTGCCCTCTTTTGGGGGGCCGGTGAGGGTAGCGAGTGCAAACGACACCCCTGTGCTCCCAGTCACCCATCCAACTCCTCCTCAGACAGAAGGTCTCCGTGGTCAGACAGCTGGTCTGTGTTGCTCGTACTGGTGGCATCATCTTCCTCCTCTGAGCTGGCCTCGCAGGCCGTGTGGAAGAGCTGCATAAGTTCTCGGAAACGGTGGGAAACCTAGCACAACAACAGGACATTTTCACATGTATTAAGCACTGCAGGCTGACACGAATACAGTCACATGTTCCACACAGTGAGGCGGTGAGGGCTGCATCCTCCTCCCAGATAAGGGAATTCAAGGCAAGAGGCTTAATGTTTGGCCCCAAATTATACCACtcctaaaaacaaaactagaatggAATCTGTTGGACGTCTACCTCAAAATCCAATGCCCTTTCTCTTCTAGAAGCGCTACTAACCCTGATGAGTCAAGCCCCTCTTCGGGGCCTCCGGGGCATGTCTCCTAGTTGGCCACCCTGTCCTCCATGCCAGGCCCTGTCCTAGATCCCCCTGGGGCCTGGAGCTCTAGCAGGGCTCTACCACTTACCTCAGTAGGGGTCTTATTTCCCAGCTGCTGGGAGATGCTGCTGAAAGTCTGTGGCTGTGCTCCTTTCTCCTGACACATAGTGAGAATCACGCGGTCAGCTTCCCTGGAACCCATGTACCATGATTAGTCCCAGATAAGGAACAGGGATGTGTTCCACACAGTTTATACACGTCATCCCTCCCCACCTACCTTGTCCACAGGACCACCTTTTCCCCAGTGGAGCTGACCTTGCTGTTGTTGGCACACACTGTAGCTTCTGTGGCCTTCAGGGGCTGTTCTCCCACGGGGCCCTTGCCCTGGATCTCACCATCTTTAGCTGAGTTTCCCCTAGACGCTTTGCAAGAAGTCGCTGAAGTGTCAATTCCTGATGAAGATTCACAAACAGGGGACCTCCTGTTTGCTGTCCTCACCCCAGCTCTGCCCAACAGCAAGCAACTCTCTGGAGCATCTGAGATTTCAGGCACCAGGCTTCTCCCTGAGTCTCTGGTCCTTGAGGAAACGGGACTAAGGAAGGGAGCACAGGGCTCTGCAGTGCTGGGCCATCTCTCGGTTTCCGAGGCATCCCATGTCGGCATGGAAGCCTGTGGCTCGCCCAGTGCCTCCTGTTCCTTCCCCTCATTCTGAAGTCTGGGGGATGCCTGAGGGCAGGAGAGGACCTCAGGACCGGCCTGGTTTCTCCTAACGGTGCAGAGCATGCTTTCAGTACTGGAGGAGAGCTTAACACTCTCTGGTGAGCAGGGCGGTGGGCCAGCCAGGGTGGGCTGGGCTGTAGAAGTCACTTCTTGAGGGGACAGTGAAGTGCTCCCCACTGCCAATCCTGcttgggaagaaaataaagatctaagGGTATGGACAGGGTCAAAACATACCTAGGACTACGAGTTACCACGGGGTTGTACAGGGGTGCTGCAGTGACAAAGCCCTGGCTTCAAATCAAAGActgaggtgagggcaggggcTAAAGTCACTGATACAAGAGACACAAGGCCGGGTGGGCAGGGTGCAGGTCCAGGGGgtctggagggcagggggagaacaCACTTATCCCGCTGGCACTGTAGCACTGCTAGTTCTGCCAGAGGACATTCAAGAGGATGCCCTATTGCTTGTTAGTAAAGGAAAGGGCAGTCCATCAGCCAAAGACTTATTTATCCTGGCTCAGCGACATTCCTGCTGGAAGCATATAAGAACAAGGCATAAATAGATGGACGGAGGCTAGGCTGGCAGGCAGCGCACTCACCTGGAACAGGTGTCTCTCCCTGTCCAGCACCTTTGCCAGGCCTGTCCTGGGACGCCTCCTGGCCTTCTCGATCCTCGAGGGCTTCCCCCTCCAGCAGATCCTTGCCTTGCCCAGCTTCCTTAGCACCAGGCCCAGGGCTGGCCTCCCGGTGGGGACTGCTGCCCACCAGctcatggggctccttgctcttGTAGGATTTGCTGTCACAGACCTGCAGAGATGGCCTTCTTGGTAAAGGGTGTCCTGATTGCCTTTTTCTTAGGAGGCTGGCTGAGCAAAGGCAGAAGTTCTGCCATGATGTTTTGCAAGTCTACCAACGATTTTAAAGGGGTTTCCATCTACATTCCTCTACCAAGGACTGTATTTTTGCTGCCAAACAAACCTACCCTAGAGAACCGGCATTACTTTAAGGGTGTTTTCTTGAAACAAGTTTAtttcatgagaaagaaatgagaaaaaaaaaatctgagaaataaatatttgaagtcgtttttttcccatttcaaaaaCCTAACCCACAGGAttatcttcaaaaaacaaaacccattacatactttttaaagattctatttgtcCTGCGTATGCAAATGTGCACACGTGTACTGCCGATTACCACCCCTGCTCACCCTGCTGCCACAGTGGCTACagcttcttctcttgctcttcttcAGCCTGGAATCAGGGCCTCCTTCATGACAGGAACAGGCACAGTCCTTGGCACTGTCTGGCCACTCAGCCTCCTAGGAGATACCTGGGCTTGGTTAGCTGCTGAGCGTTTTGGTACCAATAGAGGAAGCTGAGCTGCAGGCTGGCCCAGGCAGCCTGCACTGACCGTCACCCTTTCTCCTTCATGACACTCAGCGCTTCATATGGCTGGGGGAAACTCAATCACAGCCTGTTAGAAATCCCTGAAACAATGCTTCAATGACTCAAAGGACTGACCTATCCCAGTTGCCAAGATGTTTCAAGAAATACTGACATCAAATACAATCTAAGGCAGAGTCTTGGAGAGCTCCAGCACAGGAGTGCTCTCCTGACTCACTGCCTTTGCTCCCACGTCCCTGCACCTGGAGCTCTGCCCCTCTGCCAACCCCCTTGTACATGTGGAGGCTTCCCCAGGACATCTCTGTCAGTCACCCTAGACGCTGGTAGTACGGTTATTACCCCGCTGACAATGATGAGGCTGAGACAGAGACTCAGTAAGTCACCCAAGGTCATCCAGCTGGCTAAGAAGCAGTTTTCcccaaggaagaggaaaggacaCACATTCTTAGCAGCAGAGGACAATGAGTTCGAACCCTAGCATTGCCACTTAAATATGAGACACTGGCAACAACTTCGCCTTGcacttccctctcctctcctatAAAAGCCAAACACAAGCAATCTCTTTGTGGGCCTGCCATGAGACCTGAGGGAATGATCCAAGTTCAATACCTCCAAGAGGTACAGGCACCTGGTACCTGTTACCAGTACTGTTCAAGTGTGGACACTTGGttctattatttcttcacatgAACGGAAGGGAAGGAGCCAAGACTCAAGGACAAGAGAAACAGTTCTGTGCTAGAGAGCAGAGGTGGACACCTCCTCCTCACAGGGTGGCCCCTCCTCGCTCCTCCAACCCCCGTGGGCTTTGCAGCCTGACCCCTGGTCCCTGCTTCACCTCTGCCTCGGAGCCCAGAGGCCGCGCACCACTTCCACTCACGAACTCAAGGCCTGGTTcaagacaaacagaaaatgcCAAACAACCTGGTACCTTGTCATGATTTTGGACCCCAATCTCTTTACGTCTTTTGCTCTTTGAGGCTGTGGGTATCTTGGGgggctcctcttcctcttccacatCGGGCAGTGCCACTTCTTCAAAGCCATCAAACTGGGGAGGAGTATCACTCAGCACAGACCCTGAACAGGCCTACATGTGGccttcctgctccccagccccactGCAGCCTCGAGGCCTGTACCTCATACTCCTTCTCCTCAGTCCAATTGATCTCTTCAAAGTCACCCATCCGGCTGGCTGCTGGGCGCAGATGATCAAAGAAGACAGAGAACTCATCCTGCAAGTGATCGTGGCCCTTGAGAAGCTGCCACATCTGTGTCTTGAGCTGGGGAGAGTGATCAGAGGAAAGATGAGGTCTCCAGGGCCTCTCCAGGCTGCCATCCCAAACCAATCCCAGACCCTTCCATGGTCTGCTCTCCTAGTCAACTGAGGGATGCAAAGAAGCCTGACAGATAAGAAATCTGTCGACTTTCCCTCTCCGCTCACGTGCCTACACCAGAGGGGCACTGAGAATAGGTTTGATCCCTGATGAGGACACCCTCTGTACCCTGCCCTCCTGAGCTCCAGCTCAGGCAGGAACCCGAGCAGAGTGAGGAGCCAAGTCCCTCCCAGGCCCCATCACCTCCTCCCCTGAACTACCCAACCTGGGCACTAATGGCCTTTCTGAGCTGTGAAGATCAGTCAGTCTCTGCTTTCAGGGCACAAGCACAACCCGTTCCAGGGGTTGATGCTTCAGGAAAGCCTGAAAAATCCTCGCCTTCTCCATCCCTTCCACCCCATAAGCAAGAGAACATGGGGTCAGTCAGGGGTGTGCCTAAGGCATTGGTGCCAAACGAAAGGCAGCAGGATGGGAAGTAGCACCTCTGTGATCTCCTGGGGCAGGCAGTCCGCACAGCTCTGGAGGACCTTGATGATCTTCTGGTGGTGTGAGGGGTTCTCTGCAAAGCAAATCTCCAGCTGCCGAAGAAACTTGCGACTCTTCTCAAAAGCCTGCTGCTCCTCAAACTACCGCAGTGGAAAGAAGGCAAGAGGGTCATGTGCACAGCTAGAGGGGCCTGGAGGGCTCTATGCACAGGAGACAAGAGTGTTGGGCTGGGAAGGAAGCTGACGGGGCTCAAGTTTATAACCATCAGATCATGTTTAGGACTCGGGCATCTATGCCCTCAGGCTGTAGGGACTACCAACCCATAACACCTAGGATGGGAACGACAGATTCCAGAGATGGGAGTATCTCACGGACTATGAAGTCAGACACTCCAAGCTTGTGGGGCACTTCATAGTCAATAAAGAATGTTTACATGTATGCTGCTCCTCATGAGGAGAGAGCACCACCAGGGTGTATGTCACCACCCCAGGACTGACCACATCACTGCCTCAAGACTAGCAAAAGAATTCCCCCCCTGCGTTCCTGTGTCAATCATGACAAGAAACTCAGAACTATTGAGGTCTCCCTCACATGTAGACACTCTCTCAACGTTTCAAGTGTTACCATATACAGCGGCCATCCCAGACAAccacatagaaaataaaactgccagGCCCCACCCCTGACCCATTCCACCTGCAGCTCTCTACTCTCCTTTCATCATGTATTTTTCTAGAAAGCATCACCACTCAAAAGCATGATACACGTTTTACTGGTCATATCTACTATATAATCcttacatacatttatatattttactgtttatCACCTGACTTTCCCCAAGAGGATggaagctccatgaaggcaaggatgTTGTACTTTTGTAATTACTGTATTCCTAGGACAGAGAACGCTACCTGACTCACTCTAAGCACACAGTAAGTATCTGTGGGAATGAACACCTGCTCTACAACAGGGAGGAGCACAGGGCACAACATTTACCTACGGTCTTCACTGGCAACCAAAGGTACCACCGCCTTGTACATATAAAGAAAAGGGGAGTGGAGGGGGTGGGAAGATCACCCCTTGAAAACAAGGGGGCTCTTACGACCCTGGGCTGGCACAGGGACAGACAGGGTCAGCGATGGTCAATACTACTCTGTCCCATCTCCTGCCCCAGCAATGCCCCCAGGGTGCCATGTTCACGCATCCACTTACTAATCCACAGGCCAGAGCCTGCTCAGGCAACAGGAAAGCCGCAAAGTCCTTCAGCAGCTGGGGCCAGTCCTGGAGCAGGACCTGCAGGCTTTTGTAGAGATCCACAGCTGTCTGCCTCTGAGTACTGGACTCAAATTCATAGATGACCTGAAGGAAGTCCTCATACTTCCCAGGGATGTGTTGCAGGGCTTCCCGAACCTATGCAGGAAGACGGTCTAGCATCAGTACTCCATCTGTGGGCCCCAACAAGAAAACAGCAGTACTAACCGAGAAGGAGTCACCATGCAGAGCTCCAAGAATCATCCTTCAGGGGCTACTCCTCGCAGCTCCTACAATccattcatggaagacacagagcaaTGAGCAAGGCACAGCTCTGTTTCCAGTGGTGGGCATCTGAAAAGCCTTGATTCTCCAGGGACCAGGGCCCTCCCCAAAAAACCAAGCAAAACCAAGCTTTTCTCTAGCTCACAGCCCTAAACTAACCTCTCCTTCCTGACTTCACCACACTTGAAGCAGACAAGGAGTGCTCTGTACATATAGCTCCACATGGTATCACGAGGGTAAACAATGCATACATTAGTAATATTAGCAAAATGTCAGCAGATGAGAAAAAGGTATGACTATCACTGCAGATAGCCCATCTGgatggagaggaacagagggaccAGATGGTTCCATTCAAAAGAATAAGGCAGTTGCCCAAGACAACTGCCTAGCAAGGATGGGGTCACGTCTCTGAAGACCAAGGTGGTTCCTTGAGGTCCACTCTGGCCAGTGCACCAACATTCTCTCTTGTTAAGCCGAGGGCTTGGGAAAGGCCCTCATTAGCTAACCCACTGATGTCATCCCTCTCACTGACGATGGTGGAGTCCCAGTTTCCCACTTTCTAAACAATGGAGGGGTAATGCTCAGGGATTAACAAGCCGCGTACGGCTAAGCCTGTGTCCTGGAAGCGCTCTCACGCAGATCTGATGGTAATTCCAGGAAGCAAAGGCAGAGGCATACAAGCTGCACAGCCCGAAAAtcatactttgttttaaaaactggtccctggaaggagaaggagcagTATTTGGACTGACGGGCAAGAGGAAGCAGCACCTGCCTACCCTGGTCAGATAAGCCTGAGCAAAGGCCAAATCCTTCTGCTCCCTGAGTGGGTCCCGCTCGAGAATGTCCTCGTCATATAACAGCAGCAGCTTGGATGTGTCCTTGCTGGCACGGGCCCGACTTCCCCGCTTGCCACGCGCTCGCTGACTGCCCCGGCCCTTCCCAGCAGCTCTGCCACTCTCTCCTGGGAAAACATGGGAAAAAGATTGTGGCTCTTGCCCCACAACCCCACTCCTCCCGCCTGCAACACACACCCACCCCAACCAAATACCACTCGTTGTCTCAGACTGCCTTACAAGAAAGGCTAGTGGGAACGTACAAAGGCACGACTGCGTGTCAGGCCAGCCTGTGCAGAGCTGGCATAGCCACATTCCCCAGGACAGTAAGGGGCTCTCTGCTACCGCGTACGGAGAAAAGGGGTCTTGAGAGTGAGTCTGGTCTTATGCTGGGCTCTCAAGGGACTAGGCTGGGTGAGAACAGTGAAAAAACGTAGCTCTTAGCCTCCTGAGTGACGGATGGAGGAGCAGCATACACACTTGAACAAACCTATACAAACCTAGCAGCTGCTAAGAGTTTTATCTGCAACGTCTGAGCATGCTTCTCTGAAAAGGCTCCAGACAAACATGCTCGGGGGAGGTCCAGAGGATGGCCTCTAATAACTCACATGTGGTTTTCGACCAGCCACTCGACACAACATATGGAAAGGGGGCCAGCTGGGCCCCGGCCCTCACATCAGGCTTGCCACTCACCTGGCGGGGTGCTGCTGGCCTCGGCTTCCGGAGCGGTCCTGGGCGAGGCGAAGGGGGCTGGCGGCTTCTCGGTGGGATCCTCAATGGCTTCATCTGCCATTTCGTCCTCCTTCTGCAGGCTTtccattccctctgcctcttcttcctcttcttcctcaggcTCAGAGTTCTCTTCCTGAGAGTTCTCCTCCTCAGACTCGCCCTCCTGGCCTGCACGCCTCTCAGAGGCCAACCAGGTCAGCTTCTCCATGGTTTCCTGCAAAGCCCAGGAGTGTCCCCAGGGTAGCATTGGCTCGCCGAGGCCATAGGTGCGGCCACCAGGGCCCAACATAGAGTCGGGACACAGGGAGAGCCGGACTGGCGGCCCAGTAGCAAACCCAGTAGGGGTTGGgagatgccttttgtttttgtttttgtttttgtttttttatgatagtcacagagagagagagagaggcgcagagacacaggcagagggagaagcaggctccatgcaccgggagcccgatgtgggattcgatcccgggtctccaggatcgcgccctgggccaaaggcaggcgccgaaccgctgcgccacccagggatccctgggagatGCCTTTTGAAAGGTCACCTTCTACCCTGAAGATGGGTTCCTTGGCCCACATAGGATCTATGTGTTCAGGAATTTAAACTGTGCATGGTGATGCAATCTAACCTTTAAATGAGTCAGACATAACACCTCAGTAAAAGCTTACCTGCTACCTCTTCTCATCTCAACCTCCCATCAAACTATGTCCCACAAACACACATGACAGGAGGACTATATGAAGCAAGCGAGCAGGTGGCCAAAAGCGTGAGCAGCTTGCCATAGCGTTTGAGAAGGTTGGCAGCGCTCACCTGGAGCTCTGGGACAGACAGCACGGACTCCTCAGAGGCGGATGacagctcctcctcctcatctgcGGTAAGGTCATCaaagtcttcctcctcctcctcctccgggcCAGCTGGGGTCTCCACCACCTGGCCGTCAGTGCTGCCACAAGCCTCAGACTGCCCTAGGGGGCTGCCGCGTGTTACCTCATGGTCAGCACAGGAGGAAGCCATCTCCAGAGACCCTTTGCTCATGTCCCCTGAGTCTCCCTCGTCCCGAGGCTCCCGGGCAGCTGAAGAAGCTCCGGCTGGCtcactcctctcttcctcctgctggaCAGCCGGCTGTCCCCTCCGCTCCCTAGGACCGCTCAGCTCCTCACCTGGGAAGCCAGCATCCAAGCCCACAGCACATTCCTCTCTGATGTCCTCACAGCCGTCCTGCCCCGGGGACCCACTGGCATCATCCTCCCCAGGGTCCTTAGGTTCCATCTTGACCATTTCCTCCACGTCCCCCGGGGGCAGCGGTTGCAGAGCCTGCCTCTCGTCCTCTGCCTTCACAAGAGTCCAGCCACAGGCACTGTTCTCTGGTAGCTCTTCCTGGCACACACAATCTGCTGCCAGTGGCCCTGGGCTGTGCTCTTCTTTGGGGAAGACaggagcacagagaggagagaaatccTGGGGCTCTAATTTGGGTTCTAGGCCTTGAAAGGCATTTTTCCCTTCAGCCAGAGGGCCACCAATGTCTGCATTCACTTGGGCCTTATCTTCAGGGGTGGATGGGACAGGAAGACTCACAGAGTTGCTGGAAACAATGAACGGTGGGAGAGAGGAGGCCACAAGGGGCTGGTTCAACGGGCAGGGGAAGGACGTAGGGTTAACCAAGAGGGTGGTGATGGGAATGGTCTGAGAACTTGGGGCCACAGCTGCGTTGACAGGCTGGATCACATTGCAGCCACTGCTAAAGCTCACGACCTTGACTGTGGTGGCGGGTACGGTGAAGATGACGGGAACTGGGTGGATGAGGGAGGTTGGCTCCAGACAGAGGGAGGCCTTGGCCCCCTTCCTCTTTGAGGCTCTCGGCTTTACACATGGCCTTCGAAACTTAGAGGGTGCAAGTGAGGGCAACATTACCTTGGGCACAGGGGCAGGGGTGAGCAGAGGCTGGGGCTCAGACAGAGGGAAGCTGGTCCTGGCCTCATGGGGCGTGGGAGGCAGTGTTGCTGGAGACTCAAAACCATCCCCCACAGGGGCCCCCAGGGGAGGGACACCTGGCACCGTCTGAAGGACGGTGGCTGGCTGGATCATGGGAGGAATCCGGACCACCATCTTGCTAGGGGGCGCTTCTGACTGGGCTGACCTTGCGGGAGCTTTCCCAGAGGTGGAGGAGCTGGGCTGGAGAGAGGGGCTGGGTCTAATTAGCAGGGGCTTCAGGACTGCTGGCCGCTTCTGTCTCCAGGCCTTCCTGGAAAAACAGCTGGCAACTGGCTTCAGTTTCAGGACCACACCCTTGGGCAACAGCAGTGGATACGGAGTGTCACTCCCCAATTCCGAGCGGCCTTTCCCCAGGCCGGGCTCTGAGCTGACCTCAGCGGCTCCAGTCACATTTCCTACCCCTCTGGCGCTGCCAGCTATGCGCCAAAGTTCCTCCTGGATGGATGGCAGACTGGCCTATTGAGAATAAGAACACACTGATCCAGCACATGTCAGCATCTGGCAGAAAGAACAAGGCTTCCTGGGTTTTTAGGGACCTTTCTAGGACAgtctcaaaaaaaatcttttcaagaaGGATTTTTCTGCAGGATATCAAATTTCACCAAGACTACATTCCAATTATACACTCTGTCTGAGTTTCCTTTAGCAAActatcattttactatttttttttttccaaaggctACAGAGTCACCTGGGGGGAGGGcaaagcaggagaggaggggtgAATGAGGCAGCTCTCCTGAGACCCTGTCCTACAACTACACAGTGTAGGCAGAAAACAGTCCTTGACATCTCTGGCAGGGTTTCAGGGACATTCTGTGGCCTACGCATGTCAAGGAGGAAGCCTGTACCTGTAACCAGAACGGAAGCCGGTGTTCTTCCCTCTCCACAGGTGGTTTCCACTGATGTGGTTGGATCTCTTCACAGCATTTCATCAGGACAGGCAGCTGCTTGGTCTTCTTATAAAACTGAGCAGGAAGAAATGACACACAATTCACATTCCCTCCAGAAACACTGCCCTCTGTCAGGCTGGGGAGTGAAGTGTGCAGAGATTTGAGACACCTCccatacatacaaatacatgcTTAATGCTCTACATTTcaaattacacttaaaaaaaaaaaagaaattacactaatctcaattatttttttcaagattacttatttatttgagagagagagagagagagagagagagagagattgagcacgagcagggggtagggcagagggaggagcagactcctcactaagcagggagcccaatgcaggacttgatcccaggaccctgggaccatgacctgagccgaaggcagatgctttactgagggagccacccaggagccccaatctctaaattttttttttttaaacaaacctccacaggcttatttttttaagattttatttatttatttatgagagacacagagagagaaacagagacataggcagagggagaagcaggctccccgtgggtagcccaatgtggaatttgatcccaggattctgggatcacaacctaagtcaaaggcagacatgctcaaccactgagccacccaggtgcccccaacctctaaattcttttttttttttaagatgttatttatttattcatgagagacacagagagaggcagagacacaggcagagggagaagcaggctccatacagggagcctgatgtgggactcgattccgggactccaggatcacgccttcagccgaaggcaggcactaaaccactaagccattcAGGGATTCCCCCAACCTCTAAATTCTAATGAAGATTTTGCAACACTCCATATCATCAGACATGGTTtcacaaagaaaaggaagcagatgGTCAGAGTGATTCTACATCAACAAATCTGCTCCCACTCAAAAGCAGCCACCATCACACCTTAACCCTCATCCAGGACTCACAGAAGTTTCCTAGTAAGGAAGTAATGGTGCAAAGGACCTCAccagggaagggaaaaagagaagggagattGACACAATTCTGTTTTAAGAGTAAATTAACAGGAGTCTAAACAGTGACAAGCATTCATCCGATCCACATTTGCTAAGCACCCGTTAGAGGCCAAGTGGACAAATAAGACATTCCTGCTCCCAAGGAGCTTACAGACAAGGAGAAAGAGTCAAAAATGATATTCTCTGTACAAAAGTACAAAGATGcacataaaaaatg
It contains:
- the GON4L gene encoding GON-4-like protein isoform X4, which encodes MQAKGGCSTTEPPRSPKSGTCTMLPCKKRRTTVTESSRDQGNQEEEDLDLESAIKPSSDQVKDLGSASLSGGPSHGRVAGLQVESLQDASNQLCVEDPSLSSLSSRILTQDTSAPVLEAVDAAISQGITLPSLESSQPLHAHVGKGKVQAPGARRGKKITLRPGPVSQEDRGDHSITKEPFSGEPGEEVKEEGGKPQLHSGGAMPLLPLGSHSAKPGAQPGKSPQPDVCACPQEKPLGTLVSQAEDETEDGGLFIPMEEQSGEESERRRRKRKGSKRKRDARGPEGGTCTCDLKLDDALDRTLEDGAKQHNLTAVNVRNILHEVITNEHVVAMMKAAISETEDMPMFEPKMTRSKLKEVVEKGVVIPTWNISPIKKANEIKPPQFVDIHLEEDDSSDEEYQPDDEEEDETAEESLLESDVESTASSPRGAKKSRLRQSSEMTETDEEGSMLSEAEKVPAPAVRHISAEVVPMGPPPPPKPKQTRDSTFMEKLHAVDEELASSPICMDSFQPMDDSLIAFRTRSKMPLKDVPLGQLEAELRAPDITPDMYDPNTADDEDWKVWLGGLMNDDVGNEDEADDDDDPEYNFLEDLDEPDTEDFRTDRAVRITKKEVNELMEELFETFQDEMGLSNVEDDGPEEEERVAEPRPSFNTPQALRFEEPLANLLNEQHRTVKEQLEQLKMKKSSGRQQQEVEKVKPQSEKVHQTLTLDPAQRGRLQQQMQQHVQLLTQIHLLASSNPNLNSEASTTRIFLKELGTFAQSSVALHHQSSPGFQTLFQPCNLLGAMQLVEDFNTHISVIDWSPRKTVKKTADEFPCLPKQVAWILATSKVFMYPELLPVCSLKAKNPQDKIFFTKAEDNLLALGLKHFEGTKFPKLLISKYLLTCKTAHQLTVRIKNLNMNRAPDNIIKFYKKTKQLPVLMKCCEEIQPHQWKPPVEREEHRLPFWLQASLPSIQEELWRIAGSARGVGNVTGAAEVSSEPGLGKGRSELGSDTPYPLLLPKGVVLKLKPVASCFSRKAWRQKRPAVLKPLLIRPSPSLQPSSSTSGKAPARSAQSEAPPSKMVVRIPPMIQPATVLQTVPGVPPLGAPVGDGFESPATLPPTPHEARTSFPLSEPQPLLTPAPVPKVMLPSLAPSKFRRPCVKPRASKRKGAKASLCLEPTSLIHPVPVIFTVPATTVKVVSFSSGCNVIQPVNAAVAPSSQTIPITTLLVNPTSFPCPLNQPLVASSLPPFIVSSNSVSLPVPSTPEDKAQVNADIGGPLAEGKNAFQGLEPKLEPQDFSPLCAPVFPKEEHSPGPLAADCVCQEELPENSACGWTLVKAEDERQALQPLPPGDVEEMVKMEPKDPGEDDASGSPGQDGCEDIREECAVGLDAGFPGEELSGPRERRGQPAVQQEEERSEPAGASSAAREPRDEGDSGDMSKGSLEMASSCADHEVTRGSPLGQSEACGSTDGQVVETPAGPEEEEEEDFDDLTADEEEELSSASEESVLSVPELQETMEKLTWLASERRAGQEGESEEENSQEENSEPEEEEEEEAEGMESLQKEDEMADEAIEDPTEKPPAPFASPRTAPEAEASSTPPGESGRAAGKGRGSQRARGKRGSRARASKDTSKLLLLYDEDILERDPLREQKDLAFAQAYLTRVREALQHIPGKYEDFLQVIYEFESSTQRQTAVDLYKSLQVLLQDWPQLLKDFAAFLLPEQALACGLFEEQQAFEKSRKFLRQLEICFAENPSHHQKIIKVLQSCADCLPQEITELKTQMWQLLKGHDHLQDEFSVFFDHLRPAASRMGDFEEINWTEEKEYEFDGFEEVALPDVEEEEEPPKIPTASKSKRRKEIGVQNHDKEAEWPDSAKDCACSCHEGGPDSRLKKSKRRSCSHCGSRVCDSKSYKSKEPHELVGSSPHREASPGPGAKEAGQGKDLLEGEALEDREGQEASQDRPGKGAGQGETPVPGLAVGSTSLSPQEVTSTAQPTLAGPPPCSPESVKLSSSTESMLCTVRRNQAGPEVLSCPQASPRLQNEGKEQEALGEPQASMPTWDASETERWPSTAEPCAPFLSPVSSRTRDSGRSLVPEISDAPESCLLLGRAGVRTANRRSPVCESSSGIDTSATSCKASRGNSAKDGEIQGKGPVGEQPLKATEATVCANNSKVSSTGEKVVLWTREADRVILTMCQEKGAQPQTFSSISQQLGNKTPTEVSHRFRELMQLFHTACEASSEEEDDATSTSNTDQLSDHGDLLSEEELDG